In one window of Aliidiomarina minuta DNA:
- a CDS encoding cysteine synthase A, with protein sequence MRHLRSAQRQADLIGQTDMLRVPSLSALSGCDIFLKCEFQNPGGSIKDRAALQMVTDAMQDGALKPGMTIVEGTAGNTGIGLAVVARSLGLDLLVVMPNDQTAEKTRMIEMHGARLKAVDPVPFKNENHFYHTARRLAEENAAYWWANQFENTSNMRAHYLHTGPEIWQQMEQNIDILVSVSGTGGTIAGNSRFLKEQNPELEVWLADPDGSGSYHFLKTGEYKAEGGSMTEGIGIMRRVENFRQAKIDYALNLPDQDLVSIAEYVRKQDGIVLGSSSALNLAAAYFAALQRGPGKRIVTFACDLGERSASKLYNDQYLKSRDLNPEAEAIDSLSARYRAAEGQVLQVTRDYSS encoded by the coding sequence ATGAGGCATTTGAGAAGCGCACAGCGGCAGGCTGATTTGATTGGGCAAACCGATATGTTACGGGTGCCTTCATTGTCTGCACTGAGTGGTTGCGATATTTTTCTGAAATGCGAATTTCAGAATCCTGGAGGTTCGATTAAGGATAGAGCGGCCTTGCAGATGGTTACCGACGCTATGCAGGATGGAGCTTTAAAGCCGGGCATGACGATTGTCGAGGGAACCGCCGGCAATACTGGCATCGGCCTGGCCGTGGTGGCCCGTTCACTGGGCCTGGATTTGCTGGTTGTTATGCCAAATGACCAGACGGCTGAGAAAACCCGCATGATAGAGATGCACGGAGCGCGCCTGAAGGCTGTTGATCCGGTGCCTTTTAAAAATGAAAACCACTTTTATCATACGGCGCGGCGACTGGCTGAGGAAAATGCTGCTTACTGGTGGGCTAATCAGTTTGAGAATACCAGCAATATGCGTGCGCATTACCTGCATACAGGGCCGGAAATCTGGCAACAGATGGAGCAGAATATCGACATTCTGGTATCGGTATCCGGCACTGGCGGCACCATCGCTGGCAACTCTCGTTTTTTGAAAGAGCAGAACCCTGAACTGGAAGTCTGGCTGGCAGACCCTGATGGCTCCGGTAGTTATCATTTTCTTAAAACCGGCGAATATAAAGCGGAAGGGGGTTCAATGACCGAGGGCATTGGCATCATGCGCCGGGTAGAGAATTTCCGTCAGGCAAAAATAGATTATGCGCTGAACCTGCCGGATCAGGATCTGGTGAGCATTGCTGAATATGTACGTAAGCAGGATGGCATTGTATTGGGGAGTAGTTCAGCTTTGAATCTGGCCGCCGCTTATTTTGCCGCGCTGCAGCGTGGTCCAGGCAAACGCATTGTTACTTTTGCCTGTGATCTGGGGGAGCGTTCGGCATCTAAATTGTATAATGACCAGTATTTAAAGAGTCGGGACTTAAATCCGGAAGCCGAAGCGATCGACAGTCTTAGTGCACGTTATCGTGCCGCTGAAGGGCAGGTGCTTCAGGTTACCCGAGACTACAGTAGTTAA
- the rimI gene encoding ribosomal protein S18-alanine N-acetyltransferase, with protein sequence MITLREALVTDASALHQLEQQSFSYDQIGMRSFRRLLKSPSAYCLLALNGEQLAGYAIVLHRQNSQYWRLYSMAISENCRGQGIGQQLLRHILRKAQEERKSGVRLEVKCDNQAAVRLYHRHGFEVTELLPNYYEDGSDGYKMQLSFDTAAVC encoded by the coding sequence ATGATCACTCTACGGGAAGCGCTGGTGACTGACGCCAGTGCTCTGCATCAGCTGGAACAACAAAGCTTTAGTTATGACCAGATAGGTATGCGCAGCTTTCGCCGACTCCTCAAAAGCCCGTCTGCCTATTGCCTGCTGGCACTGAACGGCGAACAACTCGCTGGTTATGCTATTGTTCTGCATCGTCAGAATAGCCAGTACTGGCGCCTCTACTCTATGGCTATCAGCGAAAACTGCCGCGGACAAGGCATAGGCCAGCAACTGCTCAGGCATATTTTGCGGAAGGCTCAAGAAGAGCGTAAGTCAGGCGTCAGACTTGAAGTAAAGTGCGACAACCAGGCCGCCGTGAGACTTTACCACCGACACGGATTTGAAGTGACCGAGTTACTGCCGAACTACTATGAAGACGGCAGTGATGGTTACAAAATGCAGCTCAGTTTTGACACCGCTGCTGTCTGTTAA